The Mesorhizobium sp. M1D.F.Ca.ET.043.01.1.1 genome contains a region encoding:
- the speB gene encoding agmatinase, which yields MGYDRGKLEALRRKYGESHGGEMFDPKFRKVADKIFSKSGTRLAPYSGVPTFLAAPYRQVAADNPDFGDLQVAMIGVPMDLGVTNRPGARFGPRALRAIERIGPYNHVLECAPTHELRVADIGDTPFRSRYRLEISHEDIEKRTNQIVDAGVLPLSVGGDHSISHPILKAVGKKAPVGMIHIDAHCDTSGLFDMTKFHHGGPFRNAVLDGVLDPTRTIQIGIRGSAEYLWEFTYESGMTVVHAEEVTGLGIPAIIEKARKIVGDGPTYLSFDVDSIDPAFAPGTGTPEVGGLTTREVLELLRGLKGLNIVGGDVVEVAPQYDATTNTAHVGAQVLFEILSLMVFSPAIKKG from the coding sequence ATGGGTTACGATCGCGGCAAGCTCGAAGCGTTGCGCCGCAAATATGGCGAGAGCCATGGCGGCGAGATGTTCGACCCGAAATTCCGCAAGGTCGCCGACAAGATCTTTTCGAAGAGCGGCACGCGCCTCGCCCCCTATTCCGGCGTCCCGACCTTCCTCGCCGCGCCCTACCGGCAGGTCGCTGCCGACAATCCGGATTTCGGCGACCTGCAGGTGGCGATGATCGGCGTGCCGATGGATCTCGGCGTCACCAACAGGCCGGGCGCGCGCTTTGGACCCAGGGCGTTGCGCGCCATCGAGCGCATCGGCCCTTACAACCATGTGCTGGAATGCGCGCCGACGCATGAGCTTCGCGTCGCCGATATCGGCGACACGCCGTTTCGCAGCCGCTATCGACTGGAAATCAGCCATGAGGACATCGAAAAGCGCACCAACCAGATCGTCGATGCCGGCGTGCTGCCGCTCTCGGTCGGCGGCGACCACTCGATCAGCCATCCGATCCTGAAGGCGGTCGGCAAAAAGGCTCCAGTCGGCATGATCCATATCGACGCCCACTGCGACACCAGCGGCCTGTTCGACATGACCAAGTTCCACCACGGCGGACCGTTCCGCAACGCGGTGCTGGACGGCGTGCTCGATCCCACCCGAACGATCCAGATCGGCATTCGCGGCTCGGCCGAATATCTGTGGGAGTTCACCTATGAATCCGGCATGACGGTCGTGCATGCCGAGGAGGTGACCGGCCTCGGCATCCCCGCCATCATCGAGAAGGCGCGGAAAATCGTCGGCGATGGCCCGACCTACCTCTCCTTCGACGTCGACAGCATCGATCCGGCTTTCGCGCCGGGCACCGGCACGCCGGAAGTCGGCGGGCTGACGACGCGCGAGGTGCTGGAGCTGCTGCGCGGCCTGAAGGGCCTCAACATCGTCGGCGGCGACGTCGTCGAGGTGGCGCCGCAATATGACGCCACCACCAACACCGCCCATGTCGGCGCCCAGGTGCTGTTCGAGATTCTGAGCCTGATGGTGTTCAGCCCGGCGATCAAGAAAGGCTGA
- a CDS encoding MATE family efflux transporter produces MSAIEAGARAPENLWRQEIRATLALAWPMVLTNLGQTAMTATDVMMMGRLGPDTLAAGALGSNLYFMPLIFGLGLMLATSPMMATELGRRRHSVRDLRRTVRQGLWLAVLVSIPIWLFLWHGEEVLLAMGQKPELAHQAGIYLHWLQWAVLPFYGYIVLRSFISALERPGWALIIVFVAVACNAFFNWVFMFGNLGVRAMGIAGSGLATSLSSTLMFVGLAAVVLMEKKFRRYRLFGRFWRSDWPRFRGLLRLGLPIAGILAFEVTIFNAAALLMGLIDADSLAAHAIAIQIASISFMVPLGLNQAVTVRVGLAHGAGNPEGVSRAGWTAFVIGVSFMALMGLVMILWPHLLISAFIDLADPANARVIGLAVSFLVFAALFQIFDGAQAVAAGMLRGLHDTKVPMIYAAIGYWGVGLPLGVLLAFHFGFNGVGIWIGLSSGLAVVAALLLVRWLRRDRVAPALSFSH; encoded by the coding sequence ATGTCTGCGATCGAAGCCGGCGCTCGCGCGCCGGAAAATCTTTGGCGTCAGGAAATCAGGGCGACGCTGGCGCTCGCCTGGCCGATGGTGCTGACCAATCTCGGCCAGACCGCCATGACTGCGACCGACGTCATGATGATGGGCAGGCTCGGGCCGGATACGCTCGCCGCCGGCGCGCTCGGCTCCAACCTCTATTTCATGCCGCTGATCTTCGGCCTTGGCCTGATGCTGGCGACCTCGCCGATGATGGCGACCGAGCTTGGCCGCCGCCGCCATTCGGTGCGCGACCTGCGCCGCACCGTGCGCCAGGGCCTGTGGCTGGCGGTCCTCGTCTCGATCCCGATCTGGCTGTTCCTCTGGCATGGCGAAGAGGTGCTTTTGGCCATGGGCCAGAAGCCGGAGCTCGCACATCAGGCAGGCATCTACCTGCACTGGCTGCAATGGGCGGTGCTGCCCTTCTACGGCTATATCGTGCTGCGCTCCTTCATCTCGGCGCTGGAGCGGCCGGGCTGGGCGCTGATCATCGTCTTCGTCGCGGTGGCCTGCAACGCCTTCTTCAACTGGGTGTTCATGTTCGGCAATCTGGGCGTTCGGGCCATGGGCATTGCCGGCTCGGGTCTCGCCACCTCGCTTTCCAGCACACTGATGTTCGTTGGCCTGGCGGCCGTGGTGCTCATGGAGAAGAAGTTTCGCCGCTATCGTCTGTTCGGCCGCTTCTGGCGCTCCGACTGGCCGCGTTTCCGCGGCCTGCTCAGGCTCGGCCTGCCGATCGCCGGCATCCTTGCCTTCGAGGTGACGATCTTCAACGCGGCGGCGCTGCTGATGGGCCTGATCGACGCGGATTCGCTGGCCGCGCACGCGATCGCCATCCAGATCGCCTCGATCTCCTTCATGGTGCCGCTCGGCCTCAACCAGGCGGTCACCGTGCGCGTCGGCCTTGCCCATGGCGCCGGCAATCCGGAAGGCGTCTCGCGCGCCGGCTGGACCGCCTTTGTCATCGGCGTATCCTTCATGGCGCTGATGGGATTGGTCATGATCCTGTGGCCGCATCTGTTGATCAGCGCCTTCATCGATCTCGCCGACCCGGCCAATGCCAGGGTGATCGGGCTTGCCGTGTCGTTCCTGGTGTTTGCCGCGCTGTTCCAGATCTTCGACGGTGCGCAGGCGGTGGCCGCCGGCATGCTGCGCGGCCTGCACGACACCAAGGTGCCGATGATCTACGCGGCGATCGGCTATTGGGGCGTCGGCCTGCCGCTCGGCGTGCTGCTCGCCTTCCATTTCGGCTTCAACGGCGTCGGCATCTGGATCGGCCTGTCGTCCGGGCTGGCCGTGGTGGCGGCGCTGCTGCTCGTGCGCTGGCTCAGGCGCGACCGCGTCGCGCCGGCGCTTTCCTTCAGTCACTGA
- a CDS encoding AraC family transcriptional regulator — protein sequence MPFRRRKNTAAIPRTVPAFEHIVTEASDSFLWRLDDYPWERNVWNFHPEYEIHLLRKSSGVVLVGDHIGEFGPGYLTIVGGGLPHDWVTAVQPGELIEGRDIVLQFDPERLRGSAGLLPELRELEPFLERSLRGMVFHGQTALDGAELMERMGEVHGLARFRMFLEMLDLLATTDEYELLSSPDFSPLLDAESLDIVQRSLTYLFQHFAEDLKLPDVAKLAGMSESTFSRFFQKNTGNSFSDHLAKLRLWQACKLLADTEIPITDICFQVGYMNISNFNRAFLRKHKMTPSSYRKLSRQRLTMRA from the coding sequence ATGCCGTTCAGGCGCAGAAAGAACACGGCCGCGATCCCGCGAACGGTGCCCGCCTTCGAGCACATCGTAACCGAGGCGAGCGACAGCTTTCTCTGGCGGCTGGACGACTATCCGTGGGAGCGCAATGTCTGGAATTTCCATCCGGAATACGAGATCCATCTGCTCAGGAAATCCTCCGGCGTGGTGCTGGTCGGCGACCATATCGGCGAGTTCGGGCCGGGGTACCTCACCATCGTCGGCGGCGGGCTGCCGCATGACTGGGTGACGGCGGTACAGCCCGGCGAGCTGATCGAGGGCCGCGACATCGTCCTGCAGTTCGATCCCGAGCGGCTGCGCGGGTCGGCCGGGCTGCTGCCGGAACTGCGCGAGCTGGAGCCGTTCCTGGAGCGCTCGCTGCGCGGCATGGTCTTCCATGGCCAGACGGCGCTGGACGGCGCCGAGCTGATGGAACGAATGGGGGAGGTGCATGGGCTGGCAAGGTTCCGCATGTTCCTCGAAATGCTCGACCTTTTGGCCACCACCGACGAATACGAGCTGTTGTCGTCACCTGACTTTTCCCCGCTTCTCGACGCCGAGTCGCTGGACATCGTTCAGCGTTCGCTGACCTATCTGTTCCAGCATTTCGCCGAGGATTTGAAGCTGCCGGATGTGGCGAAACTCGCCGGCATGAGCGAGAGCACGTTCTCGCGTTTCTTCCAGAAGAACACCGGCAACTCCTTCAGCGACCATCTTGCGAAGCTCAGGCTCTGGCAGGCCTGCAAGCTGCTTGCCGATACCGAGATCCCGATCACCGATATCTGCTTCCAGGTCGGCTACATGAACATCTCGAATTTCAACCGGGCTTTCCTGCGCAAGCACAAGATGACGCCGTCATCCTACCGCAAGCTGTCGCGGCAACGCCTGACCATGCGGGCCTGA
- a CDS encoding extracellular solute-binding protein, whose amino-acid sequence MKSYRLAASLGAAFVLTASVSTAALAQAPACSAPVKVLAQPRDGLTLLEDSKDEFKKLSGASFQIDYLNENDRRAKSRADASTVGNYNVYYVDEANVALFASSGWIAPLTDYYPADYDFADFDPGRQKVATYDGKVWFAPLTGGGDLMVYRKDVLEAAGIQPPKTLDELIADVPKLTNADKSMYGIALRGARGSGANVWRWMPFFKAYGGTWFDGDKPAFNSDAAVKATETYLKLFKDSAPGTQTGSWDESTGAFLSGQVAILVESTPLSGMAVDPKTSQVVGKVGFLPPPSPLPGGGYGHGLAIGTKANADDAAKKCAGLFIAWATSKENEKRRLDAHQFGELNRTSILSSKEFADIYGADLGKALADTGKVTAVNFWQDPRWPDLGDRWGIILEELVTGTRTDIKGGLSELKAYANELAKKK is encoded by the coding sequence ATGAAATCATATCGGCTCGCTGCCAGCCTCGGCGCAGCGTTCGTGCTTACCGCTTCCGTATCAACCGCAGCACTTGCCCAGGCGCCGGCCTGCTCGGCCCCGGTCAAGGTGCTGGCGCAGCCACGCGACGGCCTGACGCTTCTGGAGGACTCCAAGGACGAGTTCAAGAAGCTCTCCGGCGCCTCGTTCCAGATCGACTACCTCAACGAGAACGACCGTCGCGCCAAGTCGCGCGCCGACGCCTCTACCGTCGGCAACTACAACGTCTATTATGTCGACGAGGCCAATGTGGCGCTGTTCGCGTCCTCGGGCTGGATCGCGCCGCTGACCGATTATTATCCGGCCGACTATGACTTCGCCGATTTCGATCCGGGCCGCCAGAAGGTTGCCACCTATGACGGCAAGGTGTGGTTCGCGCCGCTCACCGGCGGCGGCGACCTTATGGTCTATCGCAAGGACGTGCTGGAGGCCGCCGGCATCCAGCCGCCGAAGACGCTCGACGAGCTGATCGCCGACGTCCCGAAGCTGACCAATGCCGACAAGAGCATGTACGGCATCGCGCTGCGCGGCGCGCGCGGCTCGGGCGCCAATGTCTGGCGCTGGATGCCGTTCTTCAAGGCTTATGGCGGCACATGGTTCGACGGCGACAAGCCGGCTTTCAATTCGGACGCGGCCGTCAAGGCGACGGAGACCTATCTGAAGCTGTTCAAGGACTCCGCGCCCGGCACCCAGACCGGCAGCTGGGATGAATCGACCGGCGCCTTCCTCTCCGGCCAGGTCGCCATCCTCGTCGAATCGACGCCGCTGTCGGGCATGGCGGTCGACCCGAAGACCTCGCAAGTGGTCGGCAAGGTCGGCTTCCTGCCGCCGCCTTCGCCGCTGCCCGGCGGCGGCTACGGCCACGGGCTCGCCATCGGCACGAAGGCCAATGCGGATGACGCGGCGAAGAAATGCGCCGGCCTGTTCATCGCCTGGGCGACGTCCAAAGAAAACGAGAAGCGCCGGCTCGACGCCCACCAGTTCGGCGAGCTGAACCGCACGAGCATCCTCTCCAGCAAGGAATTCGCCGACATCTACGGCGCCGATCTTGGCAAGGCGCTGGCCGATACCGGCAAGGTGACGGCGGTGAACTTCTGGCAGGATCCACGCTGGCCCGATCTCGGCGACCGCTGGGGCATCATCCTGGAGGAGCTGGTCACCGGCACGCGCACCGACATCAAGGGCGGCCTCAGCGAGCTCAAGGCCTATGCCAACGAGCTGGCGAAGAAGAAGTAA
- a CDS encoding amino acid ABC transporter permease — protein MGYSLDFGWLAGAAGAIARGAATTVLLIVVTTLAGTFLSILGAAGKRNGPKPLRLAITTYVEVMRNTPFLVQLFFIFFGLPSLGIRLDPILAAMLAMTLNMAAYTIEIVGAGLDAVPRGQTEAALALGLRPRQVFVKIVLPQALKVIYPALTSQIVIMMLESAVVSQIAVRELTYEADMLQARTFRAFETYLVVTMVYLGLSMGLRRLLVGGGRRVLGAGVS, from the coding sequence ATGGGCTACAGCCTCGACTTCGGCTGGCTTGCGGGTGCAGCAGGCGCGATCGCGCGCGGCGCGGCGACGACAGTGCTTCTGATCGTCGTCACCACGCTGGCGGGAACCTTCCTCAGCATCCTCGGCGCCGCCGGCAAAAGAAACGGCCCGAAGCCGCTTCGGCTGGCGATCACGACCTATGTCGAGGTGATGCGCAACACGCCGTTCCTGGTGCAGCTGTTCTTCATCTTCTTCGGGCTGCCCAGCCTCGGCATCAGGCTCGACCCGATCCTGGCAGCCATGCTGGCGATGACGCTCAACATGGCGGCCTACACGATCGAGATCGTCGGCGCCGGCCTCGACGCCGTGCCGCGCGGGCAGACGGAGGCAGCGCTGGCGCTTGGCCTCAGGCCCCGACAGGTCTTCGTCAAGATCGTGCTGCCGCAGGCGCTCAAGGTGATCTACCCCGCTTTGACCAGTCAGATCGTCATCATGATGCTGGAATCGGCCGTGGTGTCGCAGATCGCGGTGCGCGAGCTGACCTACGAGGCCGACATGCTGCAGGCGCGCACCTTCCGCGCCTTCGAGACCTATCTGGTGGTGACCATGGTCTATCTCGGCCTGTCGATGGGGCTGCGCCGGCTGCTGGTCGGCGGCGGGCGCCGCGTTCTTGGAGCCGGTGTGTCATGA
- the gcvA gene encoding transcriptional regulator GcvA, which yields MAKRLPPLNPLRAFEATARHASLTKAAGELNVTHGAVSHQIKALERSLGVKLFERTGQRVKLTPHGAEFLPAVSAAFEGIAAATQRMTRPASAGVLSVSCVPALLLLWMTPRLGSFTAQYPDIQLTLIPSNDARDIRAPHVDVCVHYGDGSWSDCWIRKWSGLELFPVVSPTLINNRPIRSVRDLADHVFLHGDDGREWHTWLAAADALDLERGRRHHLGDARMATEAAVHGHGVALGDSVTARALLARGMLVAPFTLSVPAVDDFYVVCRNEMRSAPIVQLFIDWLFAEKEQDEGRADAPVAGRVPSRRKRPALKVIGARAIPGKV from the coding sequence GTGGCCAAGCGCCTGCCGCCGCTGAACCCGCTTCGCGCCTTCGAGGCTACGGCGCGGCATGCCTCGCTGACCAAGGCGGCGGGCGAGCTCAACGTCACCCATGGCGCCGTCAGCCATCAGATCAAGGCGCTCGAGCGGTCGCTCGGCGTGAAGCTCTTCGAACGCACCGGTCAGCGGGTCAAGCTGACGCCGCATGGCGCGGAGTTCCTGCCGGCGGTTTCGGCCGCCTTTGAGGGCATCGCCGCCGCCACCCAGCGCATGACGCGGCCGGCAAGCGCCGGCGTGCTGTCGGTATCCTGCGTGCCGGCGCTGTTGCTGCTATGGATGACGCCGCGGCTCGGCTCCTTCACAGCGCAATATCCGGACATCCAGCTCACGCTGATCCCCTCCAACGACGCCAGGGACATCCGCGCGCCGCATGTCGACGTTTGCGTGCACTATGGCGACGGCAGCTGGAGCGACTGCTGGATACGCAAATGGTCGGGCCTCGAGCTGTTTCCGGTGGTCAGCCCGACACTGATCAACAACCGGCCGATCCGCAGCGTCCGCGACCTCGCCGATCACGTCTTCCTGCATGGCGACGACGGCCGCGAGTGGCACACCTGGCTCGCCGCCGCCGATGCGCTCGACCTGGAGCGCGGCCGCCGCCATCATCTGGGCGACGCGCGCATGGCGACGGAGGCGGCGGTCCACGGCCATGGTGTGGCGCTGGGCGATTCCGTGACCGCGCGCGCCTTGCTCGCCAGGGGCATGCTGGTCGCGCCCTTCACTTTGTCTGTGCCGGCGGTCGACGATTTCTATGTCGTCTGTCGCAACGAGATGCGCTCGGCGCCGATCGTCCAGCTCTTCATCGACTGGCTGTTTGCCGAGAAGGAACAGGACGAGGGCAGGGCCGATGCGCCGGTGGCCGGCCGCGTGCCGAGCCGCAGGAAGCGACCTGCGCTCAAGGTGATCGGGGCCAGAGCAATTCCAGGAAAGGTGTGA
- a CDS encoding sugar ABC transporter permease, producing MRRRSSLPITFLVPTLAILLVLSMVPTLYAIVIALQNRELSTPGYSWVWFSNFADLFTDRRFLNAVWVSVKWEIVTVVATMVVAIGLGVLMFEAAGPRLRNVYCLLFIIPVLLPRVSAAFVWKFAYHPLYGIATYPYRLITGGLIFDPLSKASTALFAVASVDVWQWGLFFAVIVLKLLETLPPQPVEAARLDHAKRWQIHAYVTLPMLKAPLISLMFVKMIESLRSFDLIYVMTRGGPGVATETLDMYAFSQGFIESGKVSYASAMAVLMMIATAITFTMLWKRVQA from the coding sequence ATGCGCCGACGTTCTTCCCTGCCCATCACCTTTCTCGTTCCGACGCTCGCCATCCTGCTCGTGCTGTCGATGGTGCCGACGCTCTACGCCATCGTGATCGCGCTACAGAACCGCGAGCTCAGCACGCCGGGCTATTCCTGGGTCTGGTTCTCGAACTTCGCCGATCTCTTTACCGACCGCCGCTTCCTCAATGCCGTCTGGGTGTCGGTGAAATGGGAGATCGTCACCGTCGTGGCGACGATGGTGGTGGCGATCGGGCTCGGCGTGCTGATGTTCGAGGCCGCCGGCCCACGCCTGCGCAATGTCTACTGCCTGCTGTTCATCATCCCTGTTCTGCTGCCGCGCGTCTCGGCGGCTTTCGTGTGGAAGTTCGCCTATCACCCGCTCTACGGCATCGCCACCTATCCCTACCGGCTCATCACCGGCGGGCTGATCTTCGACCCGCTGTCCAAGGCCTCGACGGCACTGTTCGCCGTTGCGTCGGTCGACGTCTGGCAATGGGGCCTGTTCTTCGCCGTCATCGTGCTCAAGCTTCTGGAGACCTTGCCGCCGCAGCCGGTCGAGGCGGCGCGGCTCGACCACGCCAAGCGCTGGCAGATCCACGCCTATGTCACCCTGCCGATGCTCAAGGCGCCGCTGATCAGCCTGATGTTCGTCAAGATGATCGAATCGCTGCGCTCGTTCGACCTGATCTATGTGATGACACGCGGCGGGCCTGGCGTCGCGACCGAAACGCTCGACATGTATGCCTTCTCGCAAGGCTTCATCGAATCCGGCAAGGTCTCCTACGCCTCCGCCATGGCGGTGCTGATGATGATCGCCACCGCCATCACCTTCACCATGCTCTGGAAGCGGGTCCAGGCATGA
- a CDS encoding transporter substrate-binding domain-containing protein: protein MTFRNAVKSALAAMLMLGAAGLATQASADAVDDITKAGAINVGIFSDFPPFSSASADMSIKGYDIDVAQAIADSLKVKLNLVSVTGQNRIPYLTDKRVDILMSVGYSKEREQVIDFAAAYAPYYIAVIGPAELAVKGKEDLADKSIAVNRGTLEDTSLTEAAPASADIRRFDNYNSVIQAFISGQTQLMVVGNDVGAQVLARQEALKPEQKFQLLTSPSHIGLNKNEDRLKKAVNDAVAKMLADGKLDESSKAWLKTPLNPDNLKD from the coding sequence ATGACTTTTCGCAACGCAGTGAAATCCGCCCTCGCGGCAATGCTGATGCTCGGCGCCGCCGGCCTCGCCACGCAGGCGAGCGCCGACGCCGTCGACGACATCACCAAGGCCGGCGCCATCAATGTCGGCATCTTCTCGGACTTCCCGCCCTTCTCCTCGGCCAGCGCCGACATGAGCATCAAGGGCTATGACATCGACGTGGCGCAGGCGATCGCCGATTCCTTGAAGGTGAAGCTGAACCTGGTCAGCGTCACCGGCCAGAACCGCATCCCCTACCTCACCGACAAGCGCGTCGATATCCTGATGAGCGTGGGCTACTCCAAGGAGCGCGAGCAGGTGATCGATTTCGCCGCCGCCTACGCGCCCTACTATATCGCTGTCATCGGTCCGGCCGAACTTGCCGTCAAAGGCAAGGAAGACCTCGCCGACAAGTCGATCGCCGTCAACCGCGGCACGCTGGAGGACACCTCGCTGACCGAGGCCGCACCCGCTTCCGCCGACATCCGCCGCTTCGACAACTACAATTCCGTCATCCAGGCCTTCATCTCCGGCCAGACGCAATTGATGGTGGTCGGCAACGATGTCGGCGCGCAGGTGCTGGCACGCCAGGAAGCGCTCAAGCCCGAGCAGAAATTCCAGCTGCTCACCTCACCCTCGCATATCGGCCTCAACAAGAACGAGGACCGGCTGAAGAAGGCGGTGAACGACGCGGTCGCCAAGATGCTTGCCGACGGCAAGCTCGACGAGAGCTCGAAGGCCTGGCTGAAGACGCCGCTCAATCCCGACAACCTCAAGGATTGA
- the pncB gene encoding nicotinate phosphoribosyltransferase — MAKTDIARRVYNHTWKLDPIVRSLLDTDFYKLLMLQMIWGMYPKVDATFTLINRTTSVRLADEIDEGELREQLDHARTLRFSKKEMIWLGGNTFYGRKQIFEPEFLAWLEDFQLPDYELTKRDGQYELSFPGPWMYTTLWEIPALAIINELRSRAALRSFGPFALDVLYARAKAKMWDKTERLKALPGIRISDFGTRRRHSFLWQRWCVEALKEGIGEAFTGTSNVLLAMDNDLEALGTNAHELPMVFGALANSEEELREAPYKVLQDWQRYYGGNLLIVLPDTFGTAAFLRDAPDWIADWTGFRPDSAPPIEGGEKILSWWREKGRDPRQKLLIFSDGLEVETIEEAYRHFKGKVRMSFGWGTNLTNDFEGCAPTETKSLDAISLVCKVSEANGRPAVKLSDNPAKATGDEKEIKRYLRIFGEKGRVRQLVKV; from the coding sequence ATGGCAAAGACCGATATAGCGCGGCGCGTCTACAACCACACCTGGAAGCTGGACCCGATCGTCCGCAGCCTGCTGGACACCGATTTCTACAAGCTTCTGATGCTGCAGATGATCTGGGGCATGTACCCCAAGGTCGACGCCACCTTCACCCTGATCAACCGAACCACCTCGGTGCGGCTCGCCGACGAGATCGACGAAGGCGAATTGCGCGAGCAGCTCGACCATGCCCGCACCTTGCGCTTCTCGAAGAAAGAAATGATCTGGCTGGGCGGCAATACCTTCTATGGCCGCAAGCAGATTTTCGAGCCGGAATTCCTCGCCTGGCTCGAAGATTTCCAGCTGCCCGACTATGAGCTCACCAAGCGCGATGGCCAGTACGAACTGTCCTTCCCCGGCCCCTGGATGTACACGACGCTCTGGGAAATCCCGGCGCTGGCAATCATCAATGAGCTGCGTTCCCGCGCGGCCTTGCGCTCCTTCGGCCCGTTCGCGCTCGACGTGCTCTATGCCCGGGCCAAGGCCAAGATGTGGGACAAGACCGAGCGGCTCAAGGCCTTGCCCGGCATCCGCATTTCCGATTTCGGCACGCGCCGCCGCCACTCCTTCCTGTGGCAGCGCTGGTGCGTCGAGGCGCTGAAGGAAGGCATCGGCGAGGCCTTCACCGGCACCTCCAACGTGCTACTGGCCATGGACAACGACCTCGAGGCGCTCGGCACCAATGCCCATGAGCTGCCGATGGTCTTTGGCGCGCTTGCCAATTCCGAAGAGGAGTTGCGCGAAGCGCCCTACAAGGTGCTGCAGGACTGGCAGCGCTACTACGGCGGCAACCTTCTGATCGTGCTGCCGGACACCTTCGGCACGGCTGCCTTCCTGCGCGATGCGCCGGACTGGATCGCCGACTGGACCGGCTTCCGCCCCGACAGCGCGCCGCCGATCGAAGGCGGCGAGAAGATCCTCTCCTGGTGGCGCGAGAAAGGCAGGGACCCGAGGCAGAAGCTGCTCATCTTCTCCGACGGGCTCGAGGTCGAGACCATCGAGGAGGCCTATCGTCACTTCAAGGGCAAGGTGCGCATGTCCTTCGGCTGGGGCACCAACCTCACCAATGATTTCGAAGGCTGCGCGCCGACAGAGACCAAGAGCCTCGATGCCATCTCGCTGGTCTGCAAGGTCAGCGAAGCCAATGGCCGGCCTGCGGTGAAACTCTCCGACAACCCGGCCAAGGCGACGGGGGATGAGAAGGAGATCAAGAGGTATCTCAGGATATTTGGCGAGAAAGGGCGCGTGAGACAGCTGGTCAAGGTTTGA
- a CDS encoding amino acid ABC transporter permease: MIEFTFWDILRNLLLAARWTVLLSLAAFIGGALVGLVVLFFRIARNKWIKRIASGYIALFQGTPLLMQLFLMFFGLPMLGLRIEAWTAAALGLTFFASAYLAEIWRSGVDALPRGQWDAGASLGLHYLQELRLIILPQAFSITRAPTVGFLVQLIKSTALTSIIGFEELVRTSNAINNATFEPFTVYGLVALIFFVMCFPLTQYARRLERAAAH; encoded by the coding sequence ATGATCGAATTCACCTTCTGGGATATATTGCGCAACCTGCTGCTCGCCGCCCGCTGGACGGTGCTGCTGTCGCTCGCCGCTTTCATCGGCGGCGCGCTGGTCGGGCTGGTCGTGCTGTTCTTCCGCATCGCCAGGAACAAATGGATCAAGCGGATCGCCTCGGGCTACATCGCGCTGTTCCAGGGAACGCCGCTCCTGATGCAGCTCTTCCTGATGTTCTTCGGGCTGCCGATGCTGGGGTTGCGCATCGAGGCTTGGACCGCGGCGGCGCTCGGCCTCACCTTCTTCGCCAGCGCCTATCTGGCGGAGATCTGGCGCAGCGGCGTCGACGCGCTGCCGCGCGGCCAATGGGACGCCGGCGCCAGCCTCGGACTGCATTACCTGCAGGAACTCAGGCTGATCATCCTGCCGCAGGCGTTCTCGATCACCCGCGCGCCGACCGTCGGCTTCCTGGTGCAGCTGATCAAATCGACGGCGCTGACCTCGATCATCGGCTTCGAGGAACTGGTCAGGACCTCCAACGCCATCAACAACGCGACCTTCGAGCCGTTCACCGTCTACGGCTTGGTGGCGCTGATCTTCTTCGTCATGTGCTTCCCGCTGACGCAGTACGCCCGCCGGCTCGAGCGCGCGGCAGCGCATTGA